In Verrucomicrobiota bacterium, the sequence CGGAGGAAACTTCGCCTCCGCTTTGAGGTCAGGATACGGAAGCTTCGAGCGATCCACGGACGAGGCCGCCGTTTCGTAGTTGGGATAGGGATGAATCTCCAGGATGTAAACCCCATCCGAAAGCCAGGCCTGCGCGGCCGACTGGATTTCTTTGGCCGTGGCCTCGCTAACGCGCTTCAGGGTGCGTTTGTAGTGGTCCGGACTGCCCGTATAGACCTGATATTCGGCCAGCACATCCGATTTTCCGCCGAAGCCGCCGATGCGCTCGATCTGACGAATGAAGCCGGCAAGATTTTGCGTCTTGATGCGTTGCAGTTCGGTGGCGGTAGGTCCCTCCGCAAGAAAGCGCGCTAACTCTTCGTCGATGCCGCGTTCCACTTTCGCGAGATCCTCCCCGGGTCTGGCCGTGGCCTGGATGACGAACGTGCCGGCAATTTCCTGAAGATCGACGTAAGCAATGATGTCACTGGCAATCTGGTCCTGGTAAACGAGGCGTTTGTAGAGGCGCGAGTTTTTCCCGGCCGCGAGCACGTCGCTCGCAAGATTCAACAGGTCGGCCTCGTGCGTGCCGAATTGGGGAATGTTCCAGACTTTGTGAATGCGGGATTGTGGCACGCGGTCGTTCGCGGTTTGCCTCACGGTGCCAGTCCGTTTGGCAATCCAGGCACTGTGTCTGGAAAGCGGCGGACCGGCTGGAATCGCGCCGAAGTACTTTTCCACCTTCTCGCGCGCTTCTTTGGGATCAACGTCCCCGGCGATCACAAGCGTCGCGTTGGCCGCGCCATAGTAAGTCTTGAACCATTCCTGAACGTCCTGCAAAGAAGCGGCGTTCAGATCTTCCATCGAGCCAATCGTTGTCCACGAGTAGGGATGGCCGGGAGGAAAAGTCCCTTTGGTGATCAATTCGTAGGCCAGGCCGTAGGGCTGGTTTTCACCCTGCCGCTTTTCGTTTTGAACGACGCCGCGCTGCTCATCCAGCTTGGCCTGGTCCACGACACCGAGCAGGTGACCCATGCGGTCAGACTCCAGCCAGAGCAACAAATCGAGCGCATCCTTCGGCGCGTTTTGGAAGTAATTGGTGCGGTCCGGATTGGTGGTCCCGTTCAAATCCGTGGCGCCGACCTTCTCGACTGCTTTGAAGTAATCCTCATTGAAATGCTCGCTCCCGTTGAACATGAGGTGCTCGAACAGATGGGCGAAGCCGGTCTTGCCTGGCTTCTCGTTCTTCGAGCCGACGTGGTACCAGACGTTGACCGCGACGATCGGCGCTTTGTGGTCCTCGTGCACGAGGAGCGTCAGTCCGTTCTTCAGAACGAACTTCGTGTAGGGAATCTCGATGTCCTGGATGAGATCTGGAGTCGCGGCCGACGCAATCAGCGCTCGGCTCAGCCACACGATGGCCGCGGCCAAATTGAGAAATCTACGGAACTGCTTGCTCATAGCATGTGCCTTCGTTTCGCGTTTCGGTGGATCAAGAAAATAACCGTGGCGCACACAATGGGGCAAACAAGTTAAGGAGTCAAATATGGTAGGGCGAGTCCGTCCTGGCGAGCCGCTCGACGTGCCTGGAACACGTTCGACTCGGCTCGCTGGGGACAGGCTCGCCCTACCGTCGTTTACCGAGCGATTGCGCGTGGTTACGGGTGCCGCAATTCTTCGTTGTCCGGAGGCTTCGATTCTGAAGTTTCACCCGGCGGTTCAGGAGCGCTCTGCAATCCTCCCTTGTGAATTGCGACGTGAATTCATAAAAGTGCCGCGTGCCCACGCCTCTCGAAACCAGCGTTCCGGCTCTCAGCGAGCCGCCGCCTGTTGCATCCAGAACCCCGGAGAGGCGTTACGATCTGGAGCCGCGGTTCACGTATTCCGTGCCGCACGCGCTTTACCGGACGCTGCTGGCGTTCAACGCCTGGTTCTGGATGCTCGCGTTGCTCGGCTACGCCAAGCGGTATCTGCACTTCAACAGCCCGCTGCTGGCGTATGCGAACGAAGGGATCTACCCGTTCTACATCCTGCATCAAACGGTGATCGTGATCCTGGCCTTCTACGTCGTGCAAACGAGCGACACCATTCTGATGAAATTCGCCTTCCTCTGCGCCGCGTCCTTCCTCGTCACGGTGGCGATTTATCATTTCGGCATCCGGCCTTATGACCCGCTTCGGTTCCTCTTCGGCATGAAACCGCGCGAAAAACGGTGACTGGCGAGCCAGGTAGCGCAGGCTTTCGAGCCTGCGGGTTCGCGGAGCTTTCCAGCTCCGCTTGGCGAGCCTGCGCCGCCGGAGACTGGAAAGTCCCCCTAACCGGCAGGCTGGAAAGCCTGCCCCACCACGCTATAGTTCCCACATTACATTGTCACGCAGCGGGCCTTCCGGTAGTAATCCTGGCGTTGATGAAGTCGTTGAAGTTGCTGGTCCTCACTCTCTGGCTCGGTGCTTCGTCCCTTTCGGCGGCGGTGATATCCCACGAGGCTTTGGGACCTTCGAGCCGGCGCACGGGCCTGGTCATCTCGGAAATCATGTATCGCCCCGCCGCGCGATCGGACGGAAAAGATCTGGAGTTTGTCGAGTTGTTCAATTCGCAGCTTTGGTTCGAGGACCTCAGCGGCTACCGGCTCTCCGGCGCGATTGAATTCACTTTCCCGGCGGGAACAACTCTTCCCGCGCGCTCCTTTCTGGTTGTGGCCAGGAACCCGGCTGACGTCAGAAGCGTCTATGGGATCGCAGACATCGCGGGTCCTTACGCGGATTCGCTCCAGCATCGATCGCGCACAATCCGATTGCACCACCGGAACGGCGCGGTCCTCCTGCAGATCACCTTTTCGAGCGATCTGCCCTGGCCTGTCGCAGCGAACGGCGCCGGACATTCGCTCGTGTTGGCGCGGCCATCGTACGGTGAAAGCGAGCCGTCGGTCTGGGCTGCGAGCGACCGCATGGGCGGATCCCCTGGGGCATTTGAAGCGGCGGTTCCCGAGGCGCTGCGATCCGTGGTTATCAATGAGTTGTTGGTTCGGAGCGATACGCCGGCATTCGTCGAACTCTACAACGGAAGTCGCGAAGCGAAAGATCTCTCCGGTTGCTCCTTAACCGATGACGCGATGATGAGGAAATGCATCTTTCCGCCGGGCACCGTCATTAAGCCCGAAGGCTTCCTTGTCTTTGGCCAACCCCAACTCGGCTTCGCCCTGAATCCAGCCGGAGGAACACTCTTCCTCATGAACTCGGACCAAAGCCGAGTCATCGATACCGTTCGCTACGGAGGTCAAGCGGCCGGAGTCTCGTTTGGCCGCTCTCCGAATGGCGCTTCCATCCTCCGTGAACTCGCCGGCCCTTCCCCTGGCGCCGCGAACCGCGAACCGCTCAATCGCGACATCGTCATCAACGAAATCATGTACGCGCCTATTTCGGGTCGCGCCGAAGACGAATACCTGGAGCTTTACAACAAAGGCGCCGCGCCCGTTGACCTGAGCGGCTGGAAGTTCGTGGCCGGGATCGACTTCACCTTCCCGCCCGGCACGCGCTTGCCGCCGGACGGCTACCTCGTCGTGGCCAAGAACGCCGAGCATCTGCGAAGCAATCACTCCCACTTGAACGCATCGAATACCGTCGGAGATTTCCGAGGCCGGCTTTCGAATCAGGGGCAAAAGCTCACGCTCGCGATGCCCGACAAGCTTACACGCGCTGAGGCCCCTACCGGCGCCACGAACACCATTCTTGTCGTCGCCGACGAAGTCGCCTATGGGACGGGAGGGCGCTGGGGCAAATGGGCGCGCGAAGGCGGCAGCAGCCTGGAACTTATCGATCCGCGCAGCGATAACCAACTCGCGTCGAACTGGGCCGACAGCGATGAAACGGCGAAGAGCGAGTGGACGGCCATCGAAACCACCGGCGTTCTGGACAACGGCATTGGTCCGGCGGATACGCTGCACATGTTGCTCATGGGCGAAGGTGGATGCTTGATCGACAACGTGGAAGTCATCGGGCCGGGTGGCACCAATCGAATCAGCAATCCGACGTTCGACGACGGACTCGACGGTTGGGTTCCCCAAGGCAGCCACGGCACGTCCGGTCTTCAGTCGGGAGGCCTCGGCGGAACCTCGTGCTTGCACGTGCGATCGTCGCATCGCGGCGATACCGGCGCGAATCGTATCCGGACCCGCCTCAGAAGTCCGCTGGCTTCGGGGAACACCGGGAC encodes:
- a CDS encoding insulinase family protein — protein: MSKQFRRFLNLAAAIVWLSRALIASAATPDLIQDIEIPYTKFVLKNGLTLLVHEDHKAPIVAVNVWYHVGSKNEKPGKTGFAHLFEHLMFNGSEHFNEDYFKAVEKVGATDLNGTTNPDRTNYFQNAPKDALDLLLWLESDRMGHLLGVVDQAKLDEQRGVVQNEKRQGENQPYGLAYELITKGTFPPGHPYSWTTIGSMEDLNAASLQDVQEWFKTYYGAANATLVIAGDVDPKEAREKVEKYFGAIPAGPPLSRHSAWIAKRTGTVRQTANDRVPQSRIHKVWNIPQFGTHEADLLNLASDVLAAGKNSRLYKRLVYQDQIASDIIAYVDLQEIAGTFVIQATARPGEDLAKVERGIDEELARFLAEGPTATELQRIKTQNLAGFIRQIERIGGFGGKSDVLAEYQVYTGSPDHYKRTLKRVSEATAKEIQSAAQAWLSDGVYILEIHPYPNYETAASSVDRSKLPYPDLKAEAKFPPLQRSTLSNGLKIVLAERHAVPVIEFELLIDAGYAADQFASPGTARLAMDMLDEGTKSRTALQISEELAQLGASLNAGSDLDASSVSLSALKANLDASLAIYADVILNPSFPEEDFRRRQKQQLDRIRQEKVQPNTMAARVVPRLLYGRGHAYANPFTGSGDEASVGKLTRQDLEKFHRAWFKPNNATLIVVGDTTLNEITPRLEGAFKRWERGEVPNKNIGAVEHQSKPVFYLIDRPGSIQSLILAGHIAPPKANPDEIAIETMNQILGGAFTSRINMNLREDKHWSYGAGSRFLPARGQRPFYVSASVQTDKTKESMVEITKELKGLLGESPITDEELTKTRENRVLKLPGAWETMSAVGNSITEIVQFGLPDDFFQTYPAKVSALKLPDVERAAKGVLNPDRLVWVVVGDRAKIEAGIRELAQDEIRLIDADGNSVN